One window of the Brevundimonas goettingensis genome contains the following:
- a CDS encoding N-formylglutamate amidohydrolase, with product MSLVNPTGASPFLLIGDHAGRALPEALGDLGLSEEDRVRHIAWDIGVRALGEALAQRLDAVFIAQTWSRLVVDCNRDPARADAIPEVSDGSPIPGNVGLTPADRAARIAEVHAPYQDAIAAELARRAGRETVLVALHSFTPRMQGTDRPWDAGVLHDRGDLTFAHAMLAILQAAPGLTIGDNEPYKMDGIDHTVPRHAFAARLPYVELEIRQDHLSTDAGVMLWADRIADGLRSALASLA from the coding sequence GTGTCGCTTGTAAACCCGACCGGAGCCTCTCCGTTCCTGCTCATCGGGGACCATGCCGGGCGCGCCCTTCCGGAAGCGCTCGGCGATCTGGGGCTGTCGGAAGAGGATCGGGTCCGGCACATCGCCTGGGACATCGGTGTCCGGGCGCTCGGCGAAGCCCTGGCCCAGAGGCTGGATGCGGTCTTCATCGCCCAGACCTGGTCGCGACTGGTTGTCGACTGCAACCGCGATCCTGCTAGAGCCGACGCCATTCCGGAAGTCAGCGACGGGTCTCCCATCCCCGGCAACGTCGGACTGACTCCGGCGGACAGGGCGGCGCGGATCGCTGAGGTCCATGCCCCCTATCAGGACGCCATCGCCGCCGAGCTGGCGCGGCGGGCAGGGCGTGAGACGGTTCTGGTGGCGCTGCACAGTTTCACGCCTCGCATGCAGGGGACGGACCGGCCCTGGGACGCCGGCGTTCTGCACGACCGCGGCGACCTGACGTTCGCCCACGCCATGCTGGCGATCCTGCAGGCCGCGCCGGGACTGACGATCGGGGACAACGAGCCTTACAAGATGGACGGGATCGATCACACCGTTCCTCGGCACGCCTTTGCGGCGCGTCTGCCCTATGTGGAGCTCGAGATCCGGCAGGACCATCTGTCGACGGACGCGGGCGTCATGCTCTGGGCGGATCGGATCGCCGACGGGCTCAGGAGCGCGCTCGCGTCACTGGCCTGA
- a CDS encoding FAD/NAD(P)-binding protein codes for MSPSIAFVGAGPTTLYSLNTLLAGTEGGVTITVFEEQPTAGLGAPYRPGWNDPAMLSNIASVEIPPLTESLLAWMQRQPVADLAAMGIDAAEVDERAFVPRIALGSYFRDQFEALVAAGRARSVDIDIRTRTRVIDITSTENGMLVTFTRQGGVFHEMFDRVVLATGHQWPSEQEVRPGYFLSPWPAEALAATPAVEVGIRGSSLTAIDAAVALAGAHGVFHRMDDGLVYDAAPGTDGFRMTMMSRKGLLPEADFFFPLPHAPLSICTPEAINSLLKSAEADLLDRVFDLFRRELMQADPAYADAMALETATLEDFCEAYFANRAATDPFVWAEANLREARRNHAKRVTVPWRDAILRMHEVVAVIAPHLDGASFERFSRHLKPVFVDDYGAVPHESIERMLALHKAGKLEVLALGDDYRIDAHRPEGGVLLTQGNKARHFPVFVEATGQRPLSAIQFPFLSLLEQGIVRDEVTTETGPSRGIVVNEDFHPMVDGRPLERLFCLGLPFLMGRHPFIQGITSSHDMGEVVGRALARGVRADTPALENMAMTAEAA; via the coding sequence ATGAGCCCCTCAATCGCCTTCGTCGGCGCTGGTCCGACGACCCTGTACAGTCTGAATACCCTTCTCGCCGGGACTGAAGGCGGGGTGACGATCACGGTTTTCGAGGAACAGCCGACGGCGGGATTGGGCGCGCCCTATCGTCCCGGTTGGAACGATCCGGCCATGTTGTCCAATATCGCCAGCGTGGAGATCCCGCCGCTGACCGAAAGCCTGCTGGCGTGGATGCAGCGTCAGCCTGTCGCGGACCTGGCGGCCATGGGGATCGACGCGGCCGAGGTCGACGAACGCGCCTTCGTGCCCCGGATCGCCCTCGGCAGCTATTTCAGGGACCAGTTCGAGGCGCTGGTCGCCGCCGGCCGGGCCCGGAGTGTGGATATCGACATCCGGACGCGCACCCGGGTGATCGACATCACCTCGACCGAAAACGGGATGCTGGTGACCTTCACGCGTCAGGGCGGCGTCTTCCACGAGATGTTCGATCGCGTCGTCTTGGCCACCGGCCACCAATGGCCGTCAGAGCAAGAGGTGCGGCCGGGCTATTTTCTCAGTCCCTGGCCAGCCGAGGCCCTGGCCGCCACGCCGGCGGTCGAGGTGGGCATCAGGGGCTCATCCCTGACGGCGATCGACGCGGCCGTCGCTCTTGCCGGCGCCCATGGTGTCTTCCACCGAATGGACGATGGTCTGGTCTATGACGCCGCGCCGGGAACGGACGGCTTCCGGATGACGATGATGTCCCGCAAGGGCCTGCTGCCGGAGGCGGACTTCTTCTTCCCCCTCCCGCATGCGCCCCTGTCGATCTGTACTCCTGAGGCCATCAACAGCCTCCTCAAGAGCGCCGAAGCGGATTTGCTGGACCGGGTCTTTGATCTGTTCCGGCGGGAGCTGATGCAGGCGGATCCGGCCTATGCCGACGCCATGGCCCTTGAAACCGCGACGCTGGAAGATTTCTGCGAGGCCTATTTTGCGAATCGGGCGGCGACGGATCCCTTCGTCTGGGCCGAGGCCAATCTGCGAGAGGCGCGCCGCAACCATGCCAAACGGGTCACGGTGCCGTGGCGTGACGCCATCCTGCGGATGCATGAGGTCGTGGCGGTCATCGCGCCACACCTCGACGGCGCGAGCTTCGAGCGGTTCAGCCGACATCTCAAACCCGTCTTCGTCGACGACTATGGGGCGGTCCCACATGAATCGATCGAGCGTATGCTGGCGCTGCACAAGGCCGGCAAGCTGGAGGTTCTGGCACTGGGCGACGACTACAGGATTGACGCCCATCGGCCGGAGGGCGGCGTCCTGCTGACGCAGGGCAATAAGGCGCGCCATTTTCCGGTGTTCGTCGAGGCGACCGGCCAGCGTCCGCTATCCGCCATACAGTTTCCCTTCCTGTCCCTGCTGGAGCAGGGGATCGTCCGCGATGAGGTCACCACCGAGACAGGCCCCTCACGTGGAATCGTCGTCAATGAGGATTTCCACCCGATGGTCGATGGTCGGCCCCTGGAGCGCCTCTTCTGTTTGGGCCTGCCGTTCCTCATGGGGCGCCACCCGTTCATCCAGGGCATCACCAGTTCCCACGACATGGGCGAGGTTGTAGGCAGGGCATTGGCCAGAGGCGTCCGCGCGGACACGCCGGCCCTGGAGAACATGGCGATGACGGCAGAGGCGGCTTGA
- a CDS encoding spore coat protein U domain-containing protein, whose amino-acid sequence MRALIIVTVLLTLPTVPAAAQSGACRISVTGLTFAPYRSLNASPTTNIGRLEVFCLPGEGSAAVPVVTLSAGRSGNYVDRTMTAGSSELHYNLYAEPTRRLVLGDGTAGTVAFPAPRTRTIGRASWPIFGVIPPGQRVPAGSYSDTLLIEVAF is encoded by the coding sequence ATGCGTGCCTTGATAATCGTGACCGTGCTGTTGACCCTGCCCACCGTCCCCGCCGCAGCCCAGAGCGGAGCCTGCAGGATCAGCGTGACCGGCCTCACCTTCGCGCCCTACCGCAGCCTGAACGCCAGCCCCACGACCAACATCGGACGGCTCGAGGTCTTCTGCCTCCCCGGCGAGGGCAGCGCGGCCGTCCCCGTGGTGACCCTGAGCGCAGGCAGGTCGGGAAACTATGTCGACCGCACTATGACTGCAGGGTCTTCCGAACTGCACTACAACCTCTACGCCGAGCCGACCCGGCGGCTGGTGCTGGGTGACGGCACGGCGGGGACGGTCGCCTTTCCGGCGCCGCGTACACGCACCATAGGCCGGGCGAGTTGGCCGATTTTCGGTGTTATCCCTCCTGGTCAGCGCGTGCCGGCAGGCAGTTATTCGGATACGCTCTTGATCGAAGTGGCGTTCTAG
- a CDS encoding DUF2252 family protein, translating to MTHKDIARSPSERQANLTRSRRLKMARSAHAYVRGSTKQFYDWLESSPALVPEGPPVWICGDCHIGNLGPIADHKGRVAIQIRDLDQTVIGNPAHDIIRLGLSLASALRGSDLPGVTTARVLEALMVGYQAALDPAAEGDGNPGRSRLVERLLSHSMHRRWPELAQDRLDGAQAKIALGKRFWPLTTEEREAIGALLEDDEIRSRVLRAKAGRAVRLVDAAYWMKGCSSLGRSRYAALVRIGSGKSASTRLIDIKAAVAAAAPRSEKGATPRDNGQRVLTGARALSPHLGDRMGAGRLDRQAVTVRELAPQDLKIELSQTTSAEAVALATYLGGVVGEAHGRQMSEPDRTAWNTTLAHSRSTTLDAPSWLWSSVVELMGLHEAAYLEHCRQYALQEAA from the coding sequence ATGACCCACAAAGACATCGCCCGCTCGCCCTCCGAGCGGCAGGCGAACCTGACCCGGAGCCGGCGGCTGAAGATGGCGCGGTCGGCGCACGCCTATGTCCGGGGCAGCACCAAACAATTCTACGACTGGCTGGAATCCTCCCCTGCCCTTGTGCCCGAGGGGCCGCCGGTGTGGATCTGTGGCGACTGCCACATTGGCAATCTGGGTCCGATCGCCGATCACAAAGGACGAGTCGCGATCCAGATTCGCGATCTGGATCAGACCGTCATCGGCAATCCCGCGCACGACATCATCCGGCTGGGGCTGTCGCTGGCCTCGGCGCTCCGGGGATCGGACCTGCCGGGGGTCACGACCGCGCGGGTGCTGGAGGCCCTTATGGTCGGCTATCAGGCGGCGCTGGACCCCGCCGCGGAAGGCGATGGCAACCCGGGGCGTTCGCGCCTGGTCGAACGTCTGCTGTCCCACTCCATGCACCGGCGATGGCCGGAGCTGGCGCAAGATCGCCTGGACGGCGCCCAGGCGAAAATCGCCTTGGGCAAGCGCTTCTGGCCGCTGACGACCGAGGAGCGCGAAGCCATCGGCGCCCTGCTGGAAGACGACGAGATCCGAAGCCGGGTCTTACGCGCCAAGGCCGGGCGCGCGGTCCGGCTCGTGGACGCCGCCTACTGGATGAAAGGCTGCAGTTCGCTCGGTCGCAGCCGTTATGCGGCGCTGGTCCGGATCGGGTCAGGCAAGTCGGCCTCGACCCGCCTTATCGACATCAAGGCCGCCGTGGCGGCTGCGGCTCCAAGGTCTGAGAAGGGGGCGACGCCGCGCGACAACGGCCAGCGTGTTCTGACCGGGGCGCGCGCCCTGTCGCCCCATCTGGGAGACCGGATGGGGGCGGGTCGTCTCGACCGTCAGGCCGTCACCGTGCGCGAACTGGCGCCGCAGGACCTCAAGATCGAACTGTCGCAGACCACATCGGCCGAGGCCGTCGCTCTTGCCACCTATCTCGGCGGCGTGGTGGGCGAGGCGCATGGCCGCCAGATGAGCGAGCCCGACCGGACGGCCTGGAACACGACCCTTGCCCATAGTCGCTCCACCACACTCGACGCCCCGTCCTGGCTGTGGTCGAGCGTGGTCGAACTGATGGGCTTGCACGAGGCCGCCTATCTTGAGCATTGCCGCCAGTACGCCCTGCAGGAGGCGGCGTGA
- a CDS encoding DUF1543 domain-containing protein: MKLFAIYIGGEHPGANIEVHDMRFVVAPTIEATYPTLLRQWWGKPGSLHVDCWAEVGHADGYEVTLRSEPFARGERLYYVNLGGYDGVDFAEKHRNVFVVADSLAGAKSRAIKLAKDWTDPHRDEMYEAEQAFALSEVAADQRLHIHLTPGLQTGPLPFTCRYTPIR, from the coding sequence TTGAAGCTCTTCGCGATCTACATCGGGGGCGAGCACCCCGGAGCCAATATCGAGGTGCACGACATGCGATTTGTCGTCGCTCCGACCATCGAAGCCACCTACCCGACGCTGCTGCGCCAATGGTGGGGCAAGCCGGGCAGCTTGCACGTCGACTGCTGGGCCGAGGTCGGTCACGCGGACGGCTATGAGGTCACACTGCGGTCCGAGCCCTTCGCGCGAGGCGAGCGGCTCTATTACGTCAATCTTGGGGGATACGACGGCGTCGACTTCGCGGAGAAGCACCGGAACGTCTTCGTCGTCGCCGACAGCCTGGCCGGCGCCAAGTCTCGCGCCATCAAGCTCGCGAAGGACTGGACCGACCCCCACCGCGACGAGATGTACGAGGCCGAACAGGCCTTCGCCCTGAGCGAGGTCGCCGCGGACCAGCGGCTGCATATTCACCTGACGCCGGGCCTGCAGACCGGACCCTTGCCCTTCACCTGCCGCTACACCCCGATCCGATAG
- a CDS encoding fimbria/pilus outer membrane usher protein, whose product MFRSRHETALVSLLLTTMATAPTAWAQPVDPAPAARENALEIYLLDVSINHWPLGLVGRFVSDQGRLRIPAEQFDGLGFVLDAGLATPIQGEAWIWLDRVAGLSWTTDERAQTIDFTAAPRLLKTTELRVSPGIARIEARADWGAMLAWDAFGQWSPREDDPMFSRSFSVNLDTRLFSPVFTASSGGVISGGPQEEMRFTRLETRIDFDDPGHSRRLRLGDSFTVGPNWFRTLRFGGVQLRRDFGLRPDLVTTPVPTLTQEVSVPSTVDVFINGIQRYSDAVTPGPILLRDLPVVTGANTIRAVVTEQSGRRVEVDLPFYAGNSLLAKGKTDYSVAAGFPRENYNLNSNDYGPFFISGSGAYAASDTVTLRGFVSGSSDYWGGGLGATTAVGRFLVFDGAVLGSRAGGNDGFAVYAAASRMTARLNVSAAYVRSFDYVDLPGWFGYSRYVERLTGSLGYNFGSLGQMNLVYARELAENRTLTSVVSGTYGVDVGNRRRIRLSASAYADTGTGAWGGLFSLTMPLGQNVQGFAQQSWRDGRPDSEIQFQGQQFENRLDWQFYAAADQDDNAAVSADASWHGARAELFARATRINDSTGLQAEIAQSLVLMGGQAFLTSRIDDGFTVVDTAGTQGVRVALENRPVGRTNGSGRLLVTDLQSWLPNAISLDATDLPIDAALSDNTLLVAPRAGAGMVTRFEVTRARAAIIVLHTPDGETPPAGASVRLVGQDAEAPLGFGGEIYVRGLTLGENRLEVRWRGGGCAARFTVAESESALPRLGPYPCVP is encoded by the coding sequence ATGTTCCGCTCGCGCCATGAGACCGCCCTGGTTTCGCTTCTGCTGACGACCATGGCCACCGCGCCGACAGCCTGGGCGCAGCCAGTCGATCCCGCGCCGGCCGCCCGAGAGAACGCCCTCGAAATCTATCTGCTCGACGTCAGCATCAACCACTGGCCCCTGGGTCTGGTCGGGCGCTTCGTGAGCGACCAGGGCCGGCTGCGCATCCCCGCCGAACAGTTCGACGGCCTCGGCTTCGTGCTCGACGCGGGGCTGGCAACGCCGATCCAGGGCGAAGCCTGGATCTGGCTGGATCGGGTCGCGGGGCTCAGCTGGACGACAGACGAGCGCGCCCAGACCATCGACTTCACCGCCGCCCCCCGCCTTCTCAAGACCACGGAACTGCGGGTCTCACCCGGCATCGCGCGGATCGAGGCGCGCGCGGACTGGGGCGCGATGCTGGCCTGGGACGCCTTCGGCCAATGGTCGCCGCGCGAAGACGACCCGATGTTCTCGCGCAGTTTCTCGGTCAACCTCGATACGCGGCTCTTTTCGCCGGTGTTCACCGCCTCCAGCGGCGGCGTGATCTCCGGCGGACCTCAGGAAGAGATGCGATTCACCCGGCTGGAAACCCGCATCGACTTCGACGATCCCGGACATAGCCGCCGCCTGCGACTGGGCGATTCCTTCACCGTCGGGCCGAACTGGTTCCGCACCCTGCGCTTCGGGGGCGTCCAGTTGAGGCGGGACTTCGGCCTGAGGCCCGATCTCGTCACCACCCCCGTGCCGACGTTGACACAAGAGGTCTCGGTCCCCTCGACCGTCGATGTCTTCATCAACGGCATTCAGCGCTATTCGGACGCGGTGACGCCCGGCCCGATATTGTTGAGGGACCTTCCGGTGGTCACGGGCGCCAATACGATCCGGGCGGTCGTAACCGAACAGTCCGGGCGGCGGGTCGAGGTGGACCTGCCCTTCTACGCCGGCAACAGCCTGCTTGCGAAAGGCAAGACCGACTACTCCGTCGCGGCCGGCTTCCCGCGAGAGAATTACAATCTGAACAGCAATGACTACGGGCCCTTCTTCATCTCGGGCAGCGGCGCCTATGCGGCGAGCGACACGGTCACGCTGCGCGGCTTTGTTTCAGGATCCAGCGACTATTGGGGCGGCGGCCTTGGCGCGACGACCGCCGTGGGCCGGTTCCTGGTGTTTGACGGCGCTGTGCTCGGCAGCCGGGCCGGGGGCAATGACGGGTTCGCCGTTTATGCCGCCGCGTCGCGCATGACCGCACGCCTCAACGTTTCGGCGGCCTATGTTCGCAGTTTCGACTACGTCGATCTCCCGGGCTGGTTTGGGTATTCCCGATATGTCGAACGGTTGACCGGATCGCTCGGATACAATTTCGGCAGCCTCGGCCAGATGAATCTCGTCTATGCGCGAGAGCTCGCCGAGAACCGCACCCTCACCAGCGTCGTATCCGGGACATACGGCGTGGACGTTGGAAATCGCCGTCGCATCCGCCTCTCCGCCTCGGCTTATGCAGACACCGGCACGGGGGCCTGGGGCGGGCTCTTTTCCCTGACAATGCCCCTGGGTCAGAATGTGCAGGGTTTCGCCCAGCAGAGCTGGCGTGACGGCCGGCCCGACAGCGAAATCCAGTTTCAGGGCCAGCAATTCGAGAACCGGCTCGACTGGCAGTTCTATGCCGCCGCCGATCAGGACGATAACGCCGCCGTATCCGCGGACGCGAGCTGGCACGGCGCCCGCGCCGAGCTGTTCGCGCGAGCGACCCGCATCAATGACTCGACCGGGCTACAGGCCGAGATCGCTCAATCCCTGGTGCTGATGGGCGGACAGGCGTTCCTGACCAGCCGGATCGACGATGGATTCACGGTGGTGGACACCGCGGGCACGCAAGGCGTCCGGGTCGCGCTCGAGAACCGACCGGTCGGACGGACCAACGGATCGGGACGACTGCTCGTCACCGATCTCCAGTCCTGGCTCCCGAACGCGATATCGCTGGATGCCACCGACCTGCCGATCGATGCCGCCCTGTCCGACAACACCCTGCTCGTCGCACCCCGCGCCGGCGCCGGTATGGTGACCCGCTTCGAGGTGACCCGGGCGCGGGCGGCCATCATCGTGCTCCACACCCCCGACGGCGAGACTCCGCCCGCCGGGGCCAGCGTTCGGCTGGTCGGGCAGGATGCGGAAGCGCCGCTGGGGTTCGGCGGGGAAATCTACGTGCGTGGCCTGACACTCGGCGAGAACCGGCTGGAGGTGCGCTGGCGTGGCGGCGGCTGCGCCGCCCGGTTCACCGTCGCGGAATCCGAAAGCGCCCTGCCCCGGTTGGGACCCTATCCATGCGTGCCTTGA
- a CDS encoding BamA/TamA family outer membrane protein, which yields MPGRQIGNPRAVEAVAGRARLGGTWVFGALFLSLAFQAAPVQAEPVAGPENREPTSPPPPQDAPEAGSTLATPRVKHSFFSQFIDPEDHALDFSAFLAKGGFIPAPIIITEPAVDGGGGVALAFFKANPEHPRQVTRHIIGAFRTGNGSEGLGYFQSGYAFDGRLNYRFGIGHGEVTLDTFPAFAPDGVEYTSQYDYGIVGSALWHFSDDRFSIGPVFDFRKLTSTINTSFLPEDVADDFGMTLQTGALGLGLHFDSRDNAISPTRGVNAYVEGKFNREAFGSDRDYEVYAADLYVFGPVAGPVRYGAKVQIDAIRDDFPFFYAPAVSLRGVQAAEYQGMTAVSTEVETTWQVSPRWALLAFAGYGSADSGDRRIFSDSGDIWAGGVGFRYRLARRLGMDAGADFAWGPGGFIWYLQFGHAWSFGMD from the coding sequence GTGCCGGGCAGACAAATCGGAAATCCTCGGGCGGTCGAGGCAGTCGCCGGTCGAGCGAGGCTCGGCGGAACATGGGTCTTCGGCGCTCTCTTCCTCAGCCTGGCGTTCCAGGCGGCCCCCGTTCAGGCCGAACCCGTCGCCGGGCCGGAAAACCGCGAGCCGACGAGCCCGCCGCCCCCACAGGACGCGCCGGAGGCCGGCTCAACCCTCGCCACGCCGCGGGTCAAACACAGCTTCTTCTCCCAGTTCATAGACCCCGAAGACCACGCCCTCGACTTCTCGGCCTTCCTGGCCAAGGGCGGCTTCATCCCGGCGCCGATCATCATCACCGAGCCGGCGGTGGACGGCGGCGGCGGCGTGGCCCTGGCCTTCTTCAAGGCCAATCCGGAGCATCCGCGTCAGGTGACCCGGCACATCATCGGCGCCTTCCGGACCGGCAACGGCTCGGAGGGTCTCGGCTATTTCCAGAGCGGCTACGCCTTCGACGGGCGGCTGAACTACCGCTTCGGCATCGGCCATGGCGAGGTCACCCTCGACACCTTCCCCGCCTTCGCGCCCGACGGCGTCGAATACACCAGCCAGTACGACTACGGCATCGTCGGCTCGGCCCTCTGGCATTTCAGCGACGACCGCTTCTCGATCGGTCCGGTCTTCGACTTTCGCAAGCTCACCTCGACCATCAACACCAGCTTCCTGCCGGAGGACGTCGCCGACGACTTCGGCATGACCCTCCAGACCGGCGCCCTGGGTCTGGGCCTTCACTTCGACAGCCGCGACAACGCCATCAGCCCGACGCGCGGCGTGAATGCCTATGTCGAGGGCAAGTTCAATCGCGAGGCCTTCGGCAGCGATCGCGACTATGAGGTCTATGCCGCCGATCTGTACGTCTTTGGCCCGGTCGCCGGTCCCGTCCGCTATGGCGCCAAGGTCCAGATCGACGCCATCCGCGACGACTTCCCCTTCTTCTACGCCCCGGCCGTCAGTCTGCGCGGCGTTCAGGCCGCCGAATACCAGGGCATGACCGCCGTCAGCACAGAGGTCGAGACGACCTGGCAGGTCTCGCCGCGCTGGGCCCTGCTGGCCTTCGCCGGCTATGGCTCGGCCGACAGCGGCGACCGCCGCATCTTCTCGGACTCGGGCGACATCTGGGCCGGCGGTGTCGGCTTCCGCTACCGTCTGGCGCGCAGGCTCGGCATGGACGCCGGCGCCGACTTCGCCTGGGGCCCCGGCGGTTTCATCTGGTACCTGCAGTTCGGCCACGCCTGGTCGTTCGGCATGGACTGA
- a CDS encoding catalase, with translation MAKTPTAPRTASGGPDKSSGRNTAKPAITTTIGAGGEVHQAASAQDQRLTTNHGMPISDDQNTLSAGPRGPHLLEDFVLREKIQHFDHERIPERIVHARGSAAHGVFELTESLADYTTAKILTEVGKQTEVFTRFSTVAGGAGSVDTPRDVRGFAVKMYTVEGNWDLVGNNIPVFFIQDAIKFPDLIHSVKMEADRGYPQAASAHDTFWDFIGLMPESTHMIMWAMSDRTIPRSLRMIEGFGVHTFRLVNAAGEATLVKFHWRPKLGTQSTCWDEAVKIAGADPDYHRRDLFDAIDKGDFPEWEFGVQLLTQEQADALPFDVLDATKLIPEELYPVRVVGRMVLNRNPDNFFAETEQVAFLPTNVPPGIDFSEDPLLQGRLFSYQDTQLSRLGTVNFHQIPINQPKGCPFQNMQRDGHMQMQVPKGRANYEPNSLAEAGEDGGPREDPKGGFRSFQTPVEGTKVRIRAETFADHFSQARLFFRSQTDIEQAHLASALVFELSKVTLEHVRLRVMSNLLNVDETLAGRVADGLGMDLPKASAPAAEPFDMDDSPALRIVGKYPDTLKGRLVGVLVTDGADGKVVSAVKAAAEGQGAQVQLIAPKVGGVVLKDGSKLKVDRQLAGSPSVLFDAVALVLSEAGCELLLGEGAAVDFAKDAFGHLKAMGHTPEAQPLLDKAGVVADDRVVLLGKDGKAFVAVAAGRQWDREPKVRILA, from the coding sequence ATGGCCAAGACGCCCACCGCTCCCCGCACCGCCAGCGGCGGGCCCGACAAGTCCTCAGGTCGAAACACGGCGAAGCCTGCGATCACCACAACGATCGGCGCCGGGGGCGAGGTCCACCAGGCCGCATCTGCGCAGGACCAGCGGCTGACGACCAACCACGGCATGCCGATCAGCGATGATCAGAACACCCTCTCGGCCGGCCCGCGCGGGCCCCACCTGCTGGAAGACTTCGTCCTCCGTGAGAAGATCCAGCATTTCGACCATGAGCGGATTCCCGAACGGATCGTCCACGCCCGCGGTTCGGCGGCGCACGGCGTCTTCGAACTGACCGAGAGCCTGGCGGACTACACGACCGCGAAAATCCTGACCGAGGTTGGCAAACAGACCGAGGTCTTCACCCGCTTCTCGACGGTCGCCGGCGGCGCCGGCTCGGTCGACACGCCGCGCGACGTCCGCGGCTTCGCGGTCAAGATGTACACGGTCGAGGGCAACTGGGACCTCGTCGGCAACAATATCCCGGTCTTCTTCATCCAGGACGCGATCAAATTCCCCGATCTGATCCATTCGGTGAAGATGGAGGCTGACCGGGGCTATCCGCAGGCGGCGTCCGCTCACGACACCTTCTGGGACTTCATCGGCCTGATGCCCGAGAGCACCCACATGATCATGTGGGCCATGTCTGACCGAACGATCCCCCGCAGCCTGCGGATGATCGAGGGTTTCGGCGTCCACACCTTCCGGCTGGTCAATGCGGCGGGGGAGGCGACCCTGGTCAAGTTCCACTGGCGGCCCAAGCTGGGGACCCAGTCGACCTGTTGGGACGAGGCGGTCAAGATCGCCGGCGCCGATCCGGACTATCATCGCCGTGACCTGTTCGACGCCATCGACAAGGGGGACTTCCCCGAATGGGAGTTCGGCGTCCAACTGCTCACGCAGGAACAGGCCGACGCCCTGCCGTTTGACGTTCTCGATGCGACCAAGCTGATCCCCGAGGAGCTGTATCCGGTCCGCGTCGTCGGCCGGATGGTGCTGAACCGGAACCCCGACAACTTCTTCGCCGAAACCGAACAGGTCGCCTTCCTGCCCACCAACGTCCCGCCCGGCATCGACTTCTCGGAGGACCCGCTGCTGCAGGGCCGGCTGTTCTCCTATCAGGACACCCAGCTGTCGCGTCTGGGCACGGTCAACTTCCACCAGATTCCGATCAATCAGCCCAAGGGCTGCCCGTTCCAGAACATGCAGCGCGACGGCCATATGCAGATGCAGGTCCCCAAGGGCCGGGCCAACTATGAGCCCAACAGCCTCGCCGAGGCCGGCGAGGACGGCGGCCCGCGCGAGGACCCCAAGGGCGGCTTCCGCAGCTTCCAGACGCCGGTCGAGGGAACCAAGGTCCGGATCCGCGCCGAGACCTTCGCCGATCACTTCAGCCAGGCGCGGCTCTTCTTCCGCTCCCAGACCGACATCGAACAGGCCCACCTCGCCAGCGCCCTGGTATTCGAACTGTCCAAGGTGACGCTGGAGCACGTGCGCCTGCGTGTGATGTCCAACTTGCTGAACGTCGACGAGACCCTGGCCGGGCGGGTCGCGGACGGTCTCGGCATGGACCTGCCGAAGGCGTCGGCGCCGGCGGCGGAGCCGTTCGACATGGATGACAGCCCGGCCCTGCGCATTGTGGGAAAATATCCGGATACCCTGAAGGGGCGTCTGGTCGGCGTCCTGGTCACTGACGGCGCGGACGGCAAGGTCGTCAGCGCGGTCAAGGCGGCGGCGGAAGGGCAGGGAGCCCAGGTTCAACTGATCGCGCCCAAGGTCGGCGGCGTTGTCCTCAAGGACGGCTCGAAGCTCAAGGTCGATCGCCAGCTGGCCGGATCGCCTTCGGTCCTGTTCGACGCCGTGGCGCTGGTGTTGTCCGAGGCGGGATGCGAACTCCTGCTCGGCGAAGGCGCCGCGGTCGATTTCGCCAAGGACGCGTTCGGGCACCTCAAGGCTATGGGTCACACGCCCGAGGCCCAGCCGCTCCTCGACAAGGCCGGGGTCGTCGCCGACGACCGCGTCGTTCTCCTCGGCAAGGACGGCAAGGCCTTCGTGGCCGTGGCGGCGGGCCGGCAGTGGGATCGCGAACCCAAGGTCCGGATTCTGGCCTGA